Below is a genomic region from Fundulus heteroclitus isolate FHET01 chromosome 5, MU-UCD_Fhet_4.1, whole genome shotgun sequence.
GGAATAGTCCACACTGTTTTGGGCAAATAAGCAGttattttcaaataaacctTCCCTTATTGATTGCTAATCTTAGTTTTTGTCATCTatggcaaataaaatattttgattgCATGTGAATGTCTTTTGTTTTACTCAGTAAACAAAACaagtaaacacatttatttttcttcctgagAAAAATTTTGAACTTCCCACCACTGTTATCCCTTCTGGGTGATACAACTTCAGTGAGATGCTTCTAGTTGCCGTTTGCTAGTCTACCTGGCCAGAGAAAGGTTCCCCATAATTCTACCCTTTAGTTGGGAGATGTTTGAAAAGTTTCTTTCCTTCTAGACTgttcaaatattattttttataagtcCCTTTACAGCATTTCAGTGTTGTGCTGGACCTAAGCCGAAGGGAAAACCCTAATTTCTCAGCCaatgtaaaatcaaaaatatcTGAAATCATATTTTCAATGTTCGTGTAAATATAATGAACATATATGAATGTTTGTTTTGACAGGTTTGATTAGACCATGGAGAACAGCAGTTTGGCATGGCCCGGAAATGATAGTACATCCCTTCAGATTGAACTACCGTCATGTGCCACATTGAGGAGCCAGATCTCACGGATTCTCCTGTATGCCTTCCTCTCTGCAGGCGTAGTCTGCACTGTTGTGGGCAATTTCTTGGTTGTTTTGTCTATCTCCTACTTCAAGCAGCTTCAGTCTCCAACAAACTCTTTTGTTTTGTCCCTTGCGGTAGCTGACTGCCTTGTTGGCCTGCTGGTGATGCCTTTTAGTATGATACGGACTGTGGAGGGGTGTTGGTACTTTGGCCCCCTCTTTTGTAAGTTTCACTCTAGCCTAGATGTCATGCTGTGCACTGCCTCTATATTCCATCTCAGTTGTATTGCCTTTGACAGGTATTATGCTGTCTGCAACCCCCTGGTCTACTCTCTAAAGATGTCTAACAGTCACGTAGCTCAGCTCATTGCCATTTGTTGGACTGTTCCTATGCTAATTTCTTTTGGCCCCATAATGCTAGATCTACACATTGCGtatgttgacatttttattccctcagatgtgtgtgtgttcttggtCAACCGTATTTATGCTGTCATGGCCTCTTTGGTAGCCTTTTACTTGCCTATGGCCATTATGCTTGTGGCATACTGGAAGATCTTCAAAGCTGCAAAGCGACAGGCAAAGCAGATCAGTGCAATGGAAAGCCAAATGGCTTCTGGAGTGGGCAAAGACTCaagcaagaaaaaaagacaCCGCAACACTATGAAGAGGGAAGGAAAGGCTGCAAAAACGTTAGGTATTATTATGGGAGTTTTCCTTATCTTCTGGATGCCTTTCTTCACTGTCAACATTGTGGATCCGTTCATTGAATACAGCACAGAAGTGGTCGTCTGGGACGTTTTTCTCTGGCTGGGATATATCAACTCGTCTTTGAATCCCTTCCTGTATGGATTTTTCAATCGCTGCTTTCGTAGGGCATTCCTCATGTTTTTAGGCTGCAGAGTTTGCTTGCCTGGAATATCACCTGGGATGGAGCTATCACATTCCAAGAAAGGGATAAATTAATGAACAGGTTCATCGGGAAAAGAAGAAACCTGTGCATGTTTCCTGTAGTTATAGAAACATTGGGAATCAGCTAGAGTTTTAAGGGAGAACAAGAATTtaattggttaaaaataaaactgcagtgCCAGACTTTTGCTAATGACTGGGCCAAATTTGTCCATGTTATTTAGAATTAGTGCTACATTAATTACAACACAAATAAGGACATTATGACAACAACCTTGCCATCAAACATGGTAACTTAAAGCACCCCTATGTCGTTGAGGTGTTTCCTGTAATATTTAGCCTGAAATTAAACAATAGCTTTGCTAAAGGCATGTATTTGCAAataatttgtctttggatgTCTCTCTATTTTTCTCTAGACATAGAGGTATATTTGTCCATTGTAAGTGATGTGTTAGTGAATATTATACTGCTCcatatttagaaaacaaaaccaaatgtatttattaaactggtttaatttaaaagaaaacaaagttgaaTTTATTACAAGTATTATTTCAAGTGTCCTTGAATTAAATACTATTTGGGAACGAAAAGCAGAACTTTGAAAACTCGTATTTCTTAGTATATATGTAGTATTAGATGCAAGACCGTGAGCTAAATCTTGGGAAAAGGTTGTTATTAAAAGCTGCTGTGGAAAAGCTTTCAAATGTTGTTTACAATGTACTTTTTTGTATGAATCAATTTATGATTTTCTGTAATCTGAGCTGTGAGGTGTGTATTTTtgaaaacatgtatttataaaattgttgattatcttcttttttaaacttaCCTCAAAACAGGTCTTGGTGtatctgtattttattaaaataaattcaacctTGCTTAATTTCTTATTCTTCTACAAGGAGTTGAAtagacaaagaaacaaacaaatcttcATAGGCCTACAAACCTGTTTTGCATCCATGTCTGCATTTATATATGACAAGC
It encodes:
- the LOC105936713 gene encoding 5-hydroxytryptamine receptor 4, translated to MENSSLAWPGNDSTSLQIELPSCATLRSQISRILLYAFLSAGVVCTVVGNFLVVLSISYFKQLQSPTNSFVLSLAVADCLVGLLVMPFSMIRTVEGCWYFGPLFCKFHSSLDVMLCTASIFHLSCIAFDRYYAVCNPLVYSLKMSNSHVAQLIAICWTVPMLISFGPIMLDLHIAYVDIFIPSDVCVFLVNRIYAVMASLVAFYLPMAIMLVAYWKIFKAAKRQAKQISAMESQMASGVGKDSSKKKRHRNTMKREGKAAKTLGIIMGVFLIFWMPFFTVNIVDPFIEYSTEVVVWDVFLWLGYINSSLNPFLYGFFNRCFRRAFLMFLGCRVCLPGISPGMELSHSKKGIN